Within Leishmania infantum JPCM5 genome chromosome 35, the genomic segment AGGTGTGTCAGATTGTCCGACGATGTCTTCATGGGACGTGTGCCGAGTTGGAAGCGTAGCCCTGATCCGTCTCCACACCATCCTCGACAAGAAACGCGAAGTGTAGCTGACGCAAATAGTTCAGGGAAGGAGTCCGTCACTAGTTTGGTGCAGGCTGTCATGATGCTCGAACTACGCGAGTCGGAGCAGGTGCCCAGTTGCGGCGCTTAGCTTATCATGCAAAGATGCCGGCTTGCGTTGCCATCATGTCTCCTCCGCTGACTTGCGCAAGTGAATCGTCTCTCTTTTGCTGTCTTGGTattcttttctttgtgtgtgtgtgtgtgtttccaCCTCTACAacggccacacacacacacacacacaccacttCCCTCCTCTCACAAGGACGCTGCGTGGCACCTGTCACGGCGCGCCCCATACTGCTGTAGTTTGCATGTGGACCGTGTTGGTGCAAGAGAACAGGCAAACGGAAACACAAGCACCGAGCGATTCTTCGCCCTCTACCTGTCCTGGGCAGACAGGCACTATCGGCGGCAAGGGGCGCTTGTAGCAACTGGGTTTCTTTCGACAGCACGCGCCCGCAGCGCTACCACAAGCAAACTGGTGCAATGTTGGCCACGCCGTCTTTGCCGCCGCTCTCATCGTCCGGCAACCAGCAAGGCGCCTGGGCACGGCGCATCCTCAAATCGGATGTCTACCCCTCTTCACTAGAGGCCATCCGCGCACGGGTTGAGGCCCTGCGCGGTCGATGGCGAGATGGCGGGGCGGCACATATCGTCCCAATTACGCGGGTCGTGTGCACCCCGCTTTATCTGCGTTTGGAGGTGGATGAATCGCTGGCCCTAGAGCTGCTGGGGCCGCCGTGGGAGTACGAACGGCATAGCGCGCCGATGGGCGAACGTGACGCCGCTCTCTGTGTTTTGTCGGTTGCTCAGCTCCTGTCACGACTGCACGCAGTAGGCGTGGTGCATGGACACCTGCAGGGAGGCGTAGTGTGGCACCACACAGGTGATGCGCTACGTATCGTTGTTACAGAGTGCGAACTGCCCATCACCGCCCTTGTTCCCTATGGAGGGGTAGGGAGTGAGGCGC encodes:
- a CDS encoding putative protein kinase, whose amino-acid sequence is MLATPSLPPLSSSGNQQGAWARRILKSDVYPSSLEAIRARVEALRGRWRDGGAAHIVPITRVVCTPLYLRLEVDESLALELLGPPWEYERHSAPMGERDAALCVLSVAQLLSRLHAVGVVHGHLQGGVVWHHTGDALRIVVTECELPITALVPYGGVGSEARQCAAPEILRGDPYAGAADVWGLGVLLVQLLLGSSKPVCTADLENSDLLSPFISSLGPSAASFVLPCVKSDPHARPLLLQVLQHPFLASALPVHGNEVGDEQRNDCSSEDSNTSEGEELEDSDTDST